A stretch of Leucobacter aridicollis DNA encodes these proteins:
- a CDS encoding PucR family transcriptional regulator, which produces MTALARPLPSVRDVLGLAELTAGAPELVTGEVGLDRGVRWAHVVAGSDAPALLDGGELVLTTGAGWPDPAAAPTAALSALVTALVDADPAAIVFELGSRFTEAPAPLVAACGERGIPLIVLHRVVRFVQITQRVHQRVLAAQNEALEARAEVHAMLTELGLNRSPVDYVVDRIAATLGAPVVLEDAGHRVVAWSGSDAAVLDHWASAQAGAAAGPPLPAAATRVPVEAQGNRWGWLTALDGPAHPAGRETVLELGAFALALARLADAEGETWLDLGSKRLFDAALSGRFSGERELAAQLAAGGLPIDGRALLGATLAGFGDFGAHESLEAAILSTALRRAVAPDGRVLLAPAPAGVAGPRTLLALLSFPPQDPRASAALAPAAHPLAERLAHELAMMLPETTPAGWHAHLSIGVGASRPRALIASLERVAVAGAVPVGAARVRPGGGAAGRVTVQLAEARPLAYLVRGLAGVPELEEFAAVALGPLVEHDAAAGAGHPGDLVRVLAAYLAHPANRSLAAQRARLSRSVFYQRIALIEELLGVDLSDGETIAALTVALLARDRA; this is translated from the coding sequence GTGACCGCCCTCGCCCGCCCCTTGCCATCTGTCCGTGACGTCCTCGGACTCGCCGAGCTCACCGCGGGAGCGCCGGAGCTCGTGACCGGTGAGGTTGGCCTCGATCGCGGGGTGCGCTGGGCGCACGTCGTCGCAGGCAGCGACGCACCCGCGCTGCTCGACGGCGGCGAGCTCGTCCTCACCACGGGCGCCGGATGGCCGGACCCCGCGGCAGCACCCACCGCGGCCTTGAGCGCGCTGGTGACTGCCCTCGTCGACGCCGATCCGGCTGCGATCGTCTTCGAGCTCGGGTCGCGGTTCACCGAAGCCCCCGCCCCACTCGTGGCAGCCTGCGGCGAGCGCGGCATCCCCCTCATCGTGCTGCACCGCGTTGTCCGCTTCGTGCAGATCACGCAGCGCGTGCACCAGCGTGTCCTCGCTGCGCAGAACGAGGCGCTCGAGGCGCGAGCCGAGGTGCACGCGATGCTCACCGAGCTCGGGCTCAACAGGAGCCCCGTGGACTACGTGGTGGACAGGATCGCGGCGACCCTCGGAGCTCCGGTCGTGCTCGAGGACGCCGGCCATCGAGTCGTCGCCTGGTCGGGGTCGGACGCCGCGGTGCTCGATCACTGGGCCAGCGCACAGGCGGGCGCCGCCGCCGGGCCGCCGCTCCCTGCGGCTGCCACCCGCGTCCCCGTCGAGGCACAGGGCAACCGCTGGGGGTGGCTCACGGCGCTCGACGGTCCAGCGCACCCGGCGGGGCGTGAGACCGTGCTCGAGCTCGGGGCGTTCGCGCTCGCGCTCGCGCGGCTCGCCGACGCCGAGGGTGAGACCTGGCTCGACCTCGGCTCGAAGCGTCTCTTCGACGCGGCGTTGTCTGGCCGGTTCTCGGGCGAGCGCGAGCTCGCCGCGCAGCTTGCCGCGGGCGGCCTCCCCATCGACGGGCGGGCGCTCCTCGGGGCGACGCTCGCCGGGTTCGGTGACTTCGGCGCGCACGAGTCGCTGGAGGCGGCGATCCTGTCGACCGCGCTCAGGCGCGCCGTCGCGCCCGACGGACGGGTGCTCCTCGCCCCCGCGCCGGCGGGCGTCGCCGGGCCGCGCACGCTGCTCGCGCTGCTGTCGTTCCCGCCGCAGGATCCGCGTGCGAGCGCAGCACTCGCGCCCGCCGCTCACCCGCTCGCGGAGCGCCTCGCACACGAGCTCGCGATGATGCTGCCTGAGACGACGCCGGCAGGCTGGCACGCGCACCTCAGCATCGGCGTTGGCGCCTCCCGTCCCCGCGCCCTCATCGCCTCGCTCGAGCGCGTTGCTGTCGCCGGCGCAGTGCCGGTTGGGGCCGCGCGCGTCCGTCCCGGCGGGGGCGCCGCCGGCCGTGTCACTGTGCAGCTCGCTGAGGCGAGACCGCTCGCCTACCTCGTTCGCGGCCTCGCCGGGGTGCCCGAGCTCGAAGAGTTCGCCGCGGTAGCGCTCGGCCCCCTCGTCGAGCACGACGCTGCCGCCGGGGCAGGGCACCCGGGCGACCTCGTGCGGGTGCTCGCCGCCTACCTGGCACACCCAGCAAACCGCTCACTCGCGGCGCAACGCGCCAGGCTCTCACGCTCGGTGTTCTACCAGCGGATCGCCCTCATCGAGGAACTCCTCGGCGTCGACCTCTCCGACGGGGAGACGATCGCGGCGCTCACCGTCGCCCTGCTCGCGCGGGATCGCGCGTAG
- a CDS encoding CoA-acylating methylmalonate-semialdehyde dehydrogenase, with amino-acid sequence MAHIPHVIGGEKVEAAERTQPIFNPATGEQQHELGIASVATVEQAIAAAQAALPMWRKTSLTKRADVFFNLRQLLKQRTPELAAIVTSEHGKVLSDAAGEIARGLENVEFASGLLHLLKGERDEQVSTGVDVHSVKQPVGVVAAITPFNFPVMVPLWMIASAIACGNTVVLKPSERDPSASVFIADLFREAGLPDGVLNVVHGDKVAVDTLLDSPSVKAISFVGSTPIAKYIYERAAANGKRVQALGGAKNHMIVMPDADLDMSADAAVSAAYGSAGERCMAVSVVVAVGGVGDELVQKIADRMKDLKIGDGTDPASEMGPLITQEAKDRVESYVAGAAAEGGVVVVDGRESKFEGGGFFTGVSLIDHVKTDSKVYRDEIFGPVLAVVRVDTYEEGLLLINDHQFGNGTAIFTRDGGLARQFEFEVEAGMVGINVPIPVPVGSFSFGGWKDSLFGDSHIYGPESVHFYTRSKVVTTRWPNPDQSKVDLGFPSNS; translated from the coding sequence ATGGCGCACATTCCCCACGTCATCGGCGGCGAGAAGGTCGAAGCTGCTGAGCGGACCCAGCCGATCTTCAACCCGGCAACCGGCGAGCAGCAGCACGAGCTCGGCATCGCCTCGGTGGCGACCGTCGAGCAGGCCATCGCAGCGGCTCAGGCTGCGCTTCCCATGTGGCGCAAGACGAGCCTCACGAAGCGCGCCGACGTGTTCTTCAACCTCCGTCAGCTGCTCAAGCAGCGCACCCCCGAGCTCGCGGCAATCGTCACGAGCGAGCACGGCAAGGTCCTCTCGGACGCCGCCGGCGAGATCGCTCGCGGGCTCGAGAATGTCGAGTTCGCCTCGGGGCTCCTGCACCTACTGAAGGGTGAGCGCGACGAGCAGGTGTCCACCGGTGTCGACGTGCACTCGGTGAAGCAGCCGGTCGGCGTTGTTGCCGCGATCACCCCCTTCAACTTCCCCGTCATGGTGCCGCTGTGGATGATCGCGTCCGCGATCGCCTGCGGCAACACCGTCGTGCTGAAGCCGTCGGAGCGCGACCCCTCCGCCTCGGTCTTCATCGCCGACCTGTTCCGCGAGGCCGGCCTGCCCGACGGCGTGCTCAACGTCGTGCACGGCGACAAGGTTGCCGTCGACACGCTGCTCGACAGCCCCTCGGTCAAGGCCATCAGCTTCGTCGGCTCGACCCCGATCGCGAAGTACATCTACGAGCGCGCCGCGGCGAACGGCAAGCGCGTTCAGGCGCTCGGTGGCGCGAAGAACCACATGATCGTGATGCCCGACGCTGACCTCGACATGTCGGCCGACGCGGCCGTCTCGGCGGCCTACGGTTCGGCTGGCGAGCGCTGCATGGCGGTCTCGGTCGTCGTCGCAGTTGGCGGCGTCGGTGACGAGCTCGTCCAGAAGATCGCTGACCGCATGAAGGATCTGAAGATCGGCGACGGCACCGATCCCGCGTCCGAGATGGGCCCGCTCATCACGCAGGAGGCGAAGGATCGCGTCGAGTCGTACGTTGCCGGCGCCGCGGCCGAGGGCGGCGTTGTTGTCGTCGACGGCCGCGAGTCGAAGTTCGAGGGCGGCGGGTTCTTCACCGGTGTCTCGCTCATCGACCACGTGAAGACCGACTCGAAGGTCTACCGCGACGAGATCTTCGGGCCCGTGCTCGCGGTCGTCCGGGTCGACACCTACGAAGAGGGCCTCCTGCTCATCAACGACCACCAGTTCGGCAACGGCACCGCGATCTTCACCCGCGACGGTGGCCTCGCACGCCAGTTCGAGTTCGAGGTCGAGGCTGGCATGGTCGGCATCAACGTGCCGATCCCCGTTCCGGTCGGCTCGTTCTCGTTCGGCGGCTGGAAGGACTCGCTGTTCGGCGACTCGCACATCTACGGCCCGGAGTCGGTGCACTTCTACACCCGCTCGAAGGTCGTCACGACCCGCTGGCCGAACCCGGACCAGTCGAAGGTCGACCTCGGCTTCCCGAGCAACAGCTAA